In Anas acuta chromosome 21, bAnaAcu1.1, whole genome shotgun sequence, one genomic interval encodes:
- the LOC137842891 gene encoding uncharacterized protein — translation MEIFPLPSSLALDFSPAVYAASERKTKRSLRCVILPSPCVCPRVCSSAVPAPPGRAQVGWERGPLPPLGAWLLSECRVLLRDVFPQLSSAPWSLLFLTRRWARAASASRDGNGELAAARSSSAHPTPSPRLGSSLPRLPAVLSPSLNSISRPSPEGLKPCRDGKCLLIRGGAALRRARSSRRLPARSLAAAGTACELRRCARIPGWCWSGGQRCQWFSETEVTDQIPHSFFSELLLWLFPGRRAGCWWSLPRRAASRFWGGVFNSHIWLWDGAESCGFGAKGSSWPRWVPWAGGVGAACSVSQEGGWTHPPPPGGFPFRVLPRKASGPPAVPFVPFASSSDLCGAESGLAGRCCRLLAQLGPAQGQLALGMSPWCWL, via the exons ATGGAGATTTTCCCCTTGCCCTCCAGTTTGGCTCTTGacttttctcctgctgtttaCGCGGCTTCTGAGCGTAAAACTAAGC GTTCCCTGCGCTGCGTAATCCTGCCCTCACCCTGCGTGTGCCCGCGGGTGTGCAGCTCCGCTGTGCCTGCCCCCCCAGGCAGGGCTCAGGTAGGGTGGGAGCGGGGCCCTTTGCCCCCCTTGGGTGCGTGGCTCCTCTCCGAGTGCCGGGTCCTGCTCAGAGACGTTTTCCCCCAGCTTAGCTCAGCGCCGTGGTCCCTCCTGTTCCTCACCCGCCGCTGGGCACGTGCTGCCTCTGCGAGTCGTGATGGAAACGGGGAGTTAGCAGCAGCCAGAAGTTCCTCCGCGCATCCAACTCCTTCCCCACGGCTGGGCTCGAGCCTCCCCCGGCTGCCCGCTGtgctttccccttcccttaACAGCATCTCCAGGCCTTCTCCAGAGGGTTTGAAACCCTGCCGAGACGGAAAGTGCCTTCTCATCCGCGGCGGGGCCGCTCTGCGACGTGCTCGGAGCAGCCGCCGCCTCCCGGCgcgcagcctggctgctgcggGAACTGCCTGCGAGCTGCGGCGCTGCGCCCGCATCCCCGGCTGGTGCTGGTCGGGAGGGCAGCGGTGTCAGTGGTTCTCTGAGACAGAGGTCACAGATCAGATACcccacagctttttttctgagcttcTTCTGTGGCTGTTCCCCGGGAGGAGAGCGGGCTGCTGGTGGTCCTTACCCCGCAGGGCAGCGTCCCGCTTTTGGGGTGGGGTTTTTAACTCTCACATCTggctgtgggatggggctgaaagCTGTGGGTTTGGGGCTAAAGGCAGCTCTTGGCCACGCTGGGTGCCGTGGGCTGGAGGTgtgggagctgcctgcagcgTGAGTCAGGAGGGGGGATGGACTCACCCACCACCACCTGGAGGCTTCCCGTTCCGTGTGCTGCCCAGAAAGGCTTCGGGTCCCCCAGCGGTCCCTTTTGTGCCTTTTGCTTCCTCCAGTGACTTGTGCGGGGCTGAGTCAGGCCTCGcggggaggtgctgcaggctgcttgcTCAGCTGGGACCGGCGCAGGGGCAGCTGGCCCTGGGGATGTCCCCTTGGTGCTGGCTGTGA